One genomic segment of Candidatus Zixiibacteriota bacterium includes these proteins:
- a CDS encoding TerC family protein, whose product MMLLATIISSKIILWVGFNIFILILLAIDLGIFHRKDHVITVREGLIWSGIWIFVALAFNLVVYLWKGHDSGLQFLTGYLIERALSIDNIFVFLVVFTYFQVPGRYQYRVLFWGILGALILRGLFIVLGTILIAKFHWILYVFGAFLIITAIKLAIGKEKEIQPEKNPLLKLVRRFLPITENYEKGHFLVRRKGRTYGTPLLIVLLVVESTDLVFALDSIPAIFAITLDPFIVYTSNVFAILGLRALYFAIAGLMQLFYYLKYALSAILAFVGLKMLFADIINISSALALIIIAGIFVLAIVLSLIFRRGEPANSALDRPAASIDKAPKKN is encoded by the coding sequence ATGATGCTTCTCGCCACAATTATTTCAAGCAAAATCATTCTCTGGGTCGGTTTCAATATTTTCATTCTGATTCTGCTGGCTATCGATTTGGGGATATTCCATCGCAAGGATCATGTCATTACGGTCAGAGAAGGACTTATCTGGAGCGGGATCTGGATTTTCGTTGCCCTGGCTTTTAATCTTGTCGTCTATCTCTGGAAAGGGCATGACTCCGGCCTGCAGTTTCTGACCGGCTATCTCATAGAGCGGGCACTCAGCATCGATAATATTTTCGTATTTCTGGTCGTCTTTACCTATTTTCAGGTTCCTGGACGATATCAATACCGGGTCCTATTCTGGGGCATTCTGGGGGCGTTGATCCTGCGAGGTTTGTTCATTGTTCTCGGAACCATCCTTATCGCCAAGTTCCATTGGATACTGTATGTCTTCGGCGCCTTTCTGATCATCACGGCAATCAAACTTGCAATCGGGAAAGAGAAAGAAATTCAGCCGGAAAAGAATCCGCTTTTGAAACTGGTGCGTCGATTCCTGCCGATTACCGAAAATTATGAGAAAGGGCATTTTCTGGTACGCAGGAAAGGGAGAACCTACGGAACGCCTCTCTTGATCGTGCTGCTGGTTGTGGAATCCACCGATTTGGTCTTTGCACTTGATTCCATCCCGGCAATTTTCGCCATCACGCTCGACCCGTTCATTGTCTACACTTCCAATGTTTTTGCCATTCTGGGGTTACGCGCCCTTTATTTTGCCATCGCCGGGCTGATGCAGCTTTTTTATTATCTGAAGTACGCTCTGTCGGCGATTCTGGCTTTCGTAGGATTAAAAATGCTTTTCGCCGATATCATCAATATCTCATCCGCCCTCGCCCTGATTATCATCGCCGGAATTTTCGTGCTGGCCATCGTTCTTTCGCTGATATTCCGCCGCGGCGAACCGGCGAACAGCGCTCTTGACCGGCCGGCGGCTTCCATAGATAAAGCTCCCAAGAAAAATTGA
- a CDS encoding PTS sugar transporter subunit IIA, with the protein MRLANMLKESFILDDLRATTKEGAIDELLELLKKEDPSVNLEVIKELIIEREEIENTSYGRGFAFPHARTDEVDDMQILLGISKVGLRDRTPDNVPLAVIVLLLTPSNISRLYLQTLSALATFARIEGNLKKLTGARTNVEMVDIIWQSGVRVEKELLVKNMMRRDVVNVTAEDSLKKVANLMFKNRLSALAVVDDTGYLLGQITDKDLIQAALPDYRAMMENLNYTMDVEPFEELLKQEEKIKVSQLYKTDHVTTSMETKLVDAAALMIYKDLRQIFVTKDGKLVGILVRKDIVNMIIRG; encoded by the coding sequence ATGCGTCTGGCCAATATGCTGAAAGAATCATTTATTCTGGATGATCTTAGGGCGACCACCAAAGAAGGCGCCATTGACGAGTTGCTGGAGCTCCTGAAAAAGGAAGACCCATCGGTCAATCTGGAGGTTATTAAAGAGCTCATTATCGAACGGGAGGAAATCGAAAACACCTCCTACGGTCGCGGTTTTGCCTTCCCCCATGCCCGCACTGATGAGGTTGATGACATGCAGATTCTTCTGGGAATTTCCAAGGTCGGTCTCAGGGACAGGACCCCCGATAATGTTCCGTTGGCGGTCATTGTCCTGCTTCTGACGCCGTCGAATATTTCCCGGTTGTATCTCCAGACTCTTTCGGCTCTTGCCACCTTCGCCCGGATAGAGGGCAATCTCAAGAAACTCACCGGGGCCAGGACCAATGTCGAAATGGTTGATATTATTTGGCAGAGCGGAGTGAGGGTAGAGAAAGAACTGCTGGTAAAAAATATGATGCGGCGGGATGTCGTGAACGTGACCGCGGAAGATTCGCTCAAGAAAGTGGCCAATTTGATGTTTAAAAATCGTCTTTCGGCGCTGGCCGTGGTTGACGACACCGGATATCTTCTGGGCCAGATTACCGACAAAGACCTGATTCAGGCCGCCCTTCCCGATTACCGTGCCATGATGGAAAACCTGAACTATACCATGGATGTGGAACCTTTCGAAGAACTTTTAAAACAGGAAGAAAAAATCAAGGTTTCTCAACTTTACAAAACCGACCATGTCACGACTTCCATGGAGACAAAACTGGTCGATGCAGCGGCGCTGATGATATATAAAGACCTGCGGCAAATTTTCGTGACCAAGGATGGTAAGCTTGTCGGCATTCTTGTCCGCAAAGATATTGTCAACATGATCATACGCGGCTAG
- a CDS encoding DUF502 domain-containing protein — translation MSILRVMRDIIKRQFLSGVLVVVPLILTYLVLRFLFETVDGILSPLIFKLLGYSIPGLGIIATVLIILLMGIVTRNLVGAKLYGYGDKMLTKTPLIRIIYSAAKQLIEAVSVPNIKTFKEVVMIEYPRQGLYAVGFATAKIKFQGGKDGDKKLVGVFIPSTPTPMTGMVVFIAEEDVICMDITVEEGIKLIVSGGIVSPQTINLHARRTIGEA, via the coding sequence ATGTCTATTTTAAGAGTCATGCGGGATATCATCAAACGGCAGTTTCTTTCGGGGGTCCTGGTCGTTGTCCCTCTGATTCTGACTTATCTGGTCCTCCGTTTCCTGTTCGAAACTGTCGATGGCATTCTTTCCCCGCTGATCTTCAAGCTTCTCGGCTATTCCATACCGGGTCTGGGGATTATTGCCACAGTTCTGATCATCCTTCTTATGGGTATTGTGACACGCAATCTGGTCGGGGCCAAGCTATATGGCTATGGTGATAAGATGCTCACGAAAACGCCGCTTATTCGCATCATTTACTCGGCTGCCAAGCAGCTTATTGAGGCGGTCTCGGTCCCCAATATCAAGACCTTTAAAGAAGTGGTTATGATCGAATATCCCCGCCAGGGGCTTTATGCGGTCGGATTCGCGACCGCCAAGATCAAATTCCAGGGAGGAAAGGACGGCGACAAGAAACTGGTCGGCGTTTTTATCCCCTCCACGCCGACCCCGATGACCGGCATGGTCGTATTTATTGCTGAGGAAGATGTTATTTGCATGGATATCACGGTGGAAGAGGGAATCAAGCTGATAGTTTCCGGGGGCATTGTCTCGCCGCAAACCATTAATCTTCACGCACGTCGTACCATCGGGGAGGCTTAA